Proteins found in one Quercus robur chromosome 2, dhQueRobu3.1, whole genome shotgun sequence genomic segment:
- the LOC126714929 gene encoding WAT1-related protein At5g40240-like: MAAGSYYYKDVLPFSAMVAAECTNVGLNTLFKAATLRGLSYYVFIFYSYAIATLLLLPLPFIFRQRELPTFKLSLLYRIFLLGVIGFLAQLCSYKGIEYSSPTLASAISNLIPAFTFILAVIFRMEILALRSSITQAKIMGTIVSISGALVVLFYKGPTIISASSQSPSLSLPSPPGSSQANWDWVIGGLLLTAEYLLLSIWYIVQTQVIKIYPAELIVVLLNNVCATIVSAPVCLIAEGNLSAWRLRPDITLVAVIYSGIFGSFFSTVVHTWGLHLKGPVYISNFKPLSIAIAAAMSVIFLGDALYLGSVIGAIILSFGFYAVIWAKAKEELSEDKCYSSLESLPNGKTPLLDCNKVESIYIIE; encoded by the exons atggcagCAGGGAGCTATTATTACAAAGATGTTCTGCCATTTTCAGCCATGGTTGCAGCAGAATGCACTAATGTCGGCTTAAACACCTTATTCAAAGCAGCCACTTTGAGGGGGTTGAGCTACTACgtctttattttctattcttaTGCCATAgctactcttcttcttcttcccttgcCTTTCATCTTTCGCCA AAGAGAGCTTCCTACATTCAAGTTGTCTCTCCTCTATAGAATTTTCCTACTTGGAGTGATTGG GTTTTTGGCTCAGTTGTGTAGCTATAAAGGAATAGAATACAGTTCACCGACTCTTGCTTCAGCCATCAGCAATCTCATACCAGCTTTTACCTTCATACTTGCCGTCATTTTCAG GATGGAAATTCTAGCTTTGAGAAGCTCAATCACTCAGGCTAAAATCATGGGCACAATAGTATCAATATCAGGTGCATTGGTAGTGCTTTTCTACAAGGGGCCTACAATCATCTCCGCTTCATCTCAATCACCATCCCTTTCACTTCCCTCTCCACCGGGGTCATCACAAGCCAATTGGGATTGGGTGATAGGCGGCCTTTTACTTACTGCCGAGTATCTTCTACTTTCAATTTGGTACATTGTTCAG ACCcaagttataaaaatatatcCTGCAGAGCTAATTGTAGTCTTATTAAACAACGTTTGCGCGACAATTGTATCTGCACCAGTATGTTTGATAGCAGAAGGAAATTTAAGTGCTTGGAGACTAAGGCCAGATATAACACTAGTTGCCGTTATATATTCG GGAATCTTTGGTTCATTCTTCAGCACTGTTGTTCACACATGGGGCTTGCACTTGAAGGGGCCAGTGTATATTTCAAACTTCAAGCCATTGTCAATAGCCATTGCAGCTGCTATGAGTGTCATATTCCTCGGTGATGCTCTCTATCTTGGAAG CGTTATTGGAGCAATAATATTATCATTTGGGTTCTATGCTGTCATATGGGCAAAAGCTAAAGAAGAATTGAGTGAGGACAAGTGCTATAGTAGCTTGGAATCTTTACCTAATGGTAAGACTCCTTTGTTGGATTGCAACAAAGTtgaaagtatatatattatagaataG